Genomic window (Paenibacillus sp. PK3_47):
GAGTCTGGGCCGTGTCTCAGTCCCAGTGTGGCCGTTCACCCTCTCAGGTCGGCTACGCATCGTCGCCTTGGTGAGCCGTTACCTCACCAACTAGCTAATGCGCCGCAGGCCCATCCCGTAGTGACAGATTGCTCCGTCTTTCATTCTTTCTTCAGGAGAAAAAAGAAATTATCCGGTATTAGCTACCGTTTCCGGTAGTTATCCCAGGGCTATGGGGCAGGTTGCCTACGTGTTACTCACCCGTCCGCCGCTAAGCAACGGTTTCCCAAGGGAAACCGTTAGCTCCGCTCGACTTGCATGTATTAGGCACGCCGCCAGCGTTCGTCCTGAGCCAGGATCAAACTCTCCAATTAGGACGCTTGCGAAGCAAGCGTCGCCTGTATCCTCTTCAGTCCAGCTCAGCTGAGCGGATGAAGAGGATACAGTATAGAAAGAGCGATAGCTCATTTTGAAACATCTGACGAGAATTTGCATTCTCAGGATGAATTTCTAAAGCGTACGAGACGCTGTGAAAATCATCAATTTTTGGATCTCACCGAAGTGATTTCCAGGTACTCACTCGTTGTTCAGTTTTCAAAGATCAAGCTCGTCGTCACTGTCGATCGCCTCGTCAGCAGCAACTCTTATAATATATCATCTTTCGAAGATTAATGCAAGCTTTATTTTTTCAAAGCTTATTTTTCTTCATTCGGTCATTCCAATTTAGCTTGTGTTCAACGACCGGAATAAGAATATATCATATTTCGAAACAATCATGCAACCTGTATTTTCTTCCAGCCTGTATCTCTCTTTTATAACTTGCGGCCGGACAATTAATATAGCATTCCTATAACATGCAGCACAACACTCAAAATATCCCAATACATTAATACATACCTTTTTATAAAACACCCCCAGCTCCCGCATATAATAAACGCCGGACCTGAGGGCTTCTTCTATAGTATAGCCGATGAATCAATACAGCTTAGGCAGTTTGTCCAAGGTGACTGCGTAGGGATGATTATAAGCACCCCGGAGCTCCTCATTCGTTGTCCATTCTTCCGAAGAGCCATATTCATTGGACCAAGTCATGTACCACAACCACGGGACACGTGTTTCAGCAAGCATAGGAATGCTTGGTATTACCCCGATTTCTCCAAGCGCCGTCAACTTATTGGCTGGCGTTATTTTCACTAATCTTGAATATTCACTCTCCAAATCCGTATGGGTATGTTTTGGAGGATACAAATCCATGGAGATTACATCGCACACATCATCGCCCACATAGCCTTCCGCAAGCGGAGAATTCCAGACCCAGATCAGATTATTCAGTCCATGATAATTTGTATAGCGTTCGTACATAATACGGTACAGCTGTCTGGCAACCTCCGGTCCCTTGACTCCCCACCAGAACCAGTCTCCCTCAGCCTCGTGGAACGGGCGCCATAAAACCGGAATCCGCTGCTCGCAGAAAGGCTTAAGTAACTGCGCCATGTGGTCCATGTCGGCAATGAGTCTTGTATGCTCTTCCGTTCCTGCTATAACTGCCTGAGAAGCGTCAAAAGTGGTATTCTCGGCATAAAAACCTTTGTCACGGCTGCCGAACGGAGAGAACCAGTGCCAGGTAAAGGTGATCAGCCCGCGCTTGTTCAAGGCCCAGTCCCAGGCATTATCCAGCGTATTCTTATTCTCCTCCACCTCAATCAGGCAGTCTTCACCGGCATCACTGTAATTAATATTAGGAGAGTAAGCAAGCAGCTCAAATCCGCATAAGGCCGGGAGCTTTCCGGTAATATCTTCGATATAGTGCAGTTCTTTCTGCACCGTAGTCTGGGTGTGCTGGCCGGTCAGAATCCCCTTGCCGGACAACCCGCTTAAGTAGCGCAGCACGTTCTTCACTTCATTTATCGCATTAGGATTGCAGGGCGCAATCTGGATTTCATTATTCATAACTATTTTCTCCTGTCGCTCTAATCTTTATTAATTGACATTATCCCGCAATCGCTTAAGTATAAGGGCTGCCCGCGCGCGGCTTTCCGGACCTGTGCCGTATGAAGGAACAAACATCACTGCGTATAATAGACAGGCCCATTCCCGATTTAATAAAGTGGGTAACAGGCCCGGTAGAACCTGACAATAATAATTATTTGGAGGACCACAGTTCAATACGGTTTTTGATATGCTGAGTGTAGACTTCTTCCATCTCTTCAACGCCGGCCTTATCCAATTCCGCCATATAGGCATCCCAGATCTTATCGAATTCCTCCGGCTTGGCCATCACGGCTTCAGGAATCCGCTTCCAGGTAATGTCCTTCATTTTGGCTCCCAGAATGACAGCAGGATCGTCGCTGGCGAGTGACATCGTATAAGCCGCACCGTATGCTCTTGGCTCAAATTCCTCTTCGGCCGGGAAAAGATCCTTCCAGTGCTCCGCACCATAAGCCTTCAGCGTTTCCTTCTCCGGTTCACTGTAGCTGGCCGTCAGCTGTTCCGGATAACTGCGGGTGAAGTAATTGCCGGTCGAATCTTTGATTCCGTCCCCGTAATGGACCATCATATTCCAGTACAGCCCGACACCCGATTCTTTCTGGAATGCTGCATTATCAGTATCCATACGCTCCTGTACAGCCGGTATAATCACCCGTGTACCGTTTTCTACCGTATAATGCTTACCTTCGATTCCCCAGTTATTGAGAATCTGTCCTTCTTCAGAGGCCAGATAGTCAAGGAACCGGATCGCACGTACCGGGTCTTTACACTTGCTTGAGATCGAAATGCCGTAACCTCCGTCAAAGCCTGCCGGCCAAAAGCTGGTGTCTTTATATTCCTTGCTCATCGTAACCGGATAATGGCCGTAGGTCTGATCCAGCTTCCCTGCTGCCTTCAGCGCATTCTGGGCATCACCGTAATCCCATTCGGGATCAGCCAGTCCGAGTACCCTGCCCGAAGCTACCTTTGCCTTAAATTGGTCAGTCTTCTGCACAAAGCTCTCCGGATCAAGCAGCCCGATGTCGTTCATGTGGTTCAGCCAGCGGAAGTATTCCTTCTCCTCCGGACGGCGGAAATGATAAGTTGCCTCATGTGTTTCCTGATCAATGTAATATTCCCCGTCATCCGGTCCTCCGGTGGTCTGGAAACCCGCATTGGTCACCTGGTACATATGCCAGTCGTCCCCGTTAAGCGAAAATCCGATATTCTTATTGCCGTTTTCGTCCGTAGGGTACTTGGTGATATAATCCTGAATCACTTTTTCAAAATCCTTCACCGTCCGGATTTCGGGATAACCCGCCTCTTTGACGACACGGTGCTGAAGCTCAAAACCGCCGTCGGCTTTAAATTTCTTCTCATCCACCGCAGACCATGTCGGAACCGCATAGATCGCTTGATCCTCCAGACTGTATTTGGCACGCACCAGCTTGTCCCCCAGCATCTTTTTGATATTCGGGGCATGCTTGTCGATCAGCTCTGTCAAATCGATCACCGCACCGGCATCGACAAGCTTGCCGACATCCGATTTGGCAGCGATCAGATCCGGATAATTGCCAGTTGCGGCAATGAGCGAGATTTTCTGCACCGGATCGCCGACAGCAAACTCCGCATCCAGCGTTACACCGGTTTTTTCCGTAATAATTTTGCCGACCTCATCGTTCATGTTATTCCAGTTCGTGCTGGAATCCTCCGAGAAATACGTAAGTGTAACCGGCTTGGTATCTGTTCCGGACGCAGAGCCCTCTGCATTACCCGCCTCTCCCGCAGTGGAGCCGTTATTTCCGCCGCAGCCTGCAAGCGTTGATGCCAAAGTCAGTGCCAGTATGGAAGACAGCACCCGTTTGTTTTTTTCCGCCTTCATGAAGCTAACCCCCTATATAATAAGTAGAATGTACCTGTAACCTTGTATGAGACCGGCCGTTAGCCAGGGCACATCTGTTAAGCAAGTCCTAACTTTTTACCGCGCCGAGCGTCATCCCTTTGACAAAATATTTTTGCAGGAAAGGATAAACGATCAGAATCGGAACAGTGACTACGATCGTGATTGCCATTTTGACCGACTCCGGTGAGATTTGCGCCATACGCTCTGCCATATTCGCCGCGTCCTGGGAATTGGTTGCGCTTGAGGTCGTACTCTGCAAAATCTTCATTAACTCATACTGCAGTGTGGTCAAGGATTCATTGGAGCCGTTAAACAGATACGTATCGAACCAGGAATTCCATTGGCCGACCGCGAGAAACAGAGCTACCGTCGCTAATGCCGGCTTGCACAAAGGCAGAATAACGCGCCAGTAGATGGTAAAGTCGTTGGCCCCGTCCAGCTTCGCCGATTCCTGCAGGGCATACGGCAGTCCGTCGATAAACGAGCGGATCACGAAGATATTAAACGCGCTTACAAGACCAGGCAGAATATAGACAGCAAAGGTATTGATCAGATGCAGATCCCGCATCAGGATGAATCCCGGAATCAGGCCCCCGGACACATACATCGTCACTGCAAGGAACATGGACACAAACCTTCTCGCCTGAAAATCGCTCCGCGCAAGCGTAAATGCCAGCATGGAACCGCTGACCAGCCCTGCGAGCGTACCGATGACCGTGCGGAGAATGGATATTTTAAAGCCGGTAATAAGAGTCCCGTAAGTAAAAATCAGACTGAAGTTATCCAGGGTAAACTGCCTCGGCCAGATGGTAATGCCGCCCCGGACGGTATCCACTGAATCGTTAAGCGAGATCGCCAGCACGTTCAGGAACGGATACAGCGTCAGTACAGTCACAACGATCATGGTAAAATACACGACGATTTCAAGTAGCCGGTCCTGCGGCGATTTCGCCTGGCGGTTTGTTTTTAACCGGCGGGCCGGCGCACTGCTGTTACTGCTGTTCACGAATCCCATGTCATCCTTCCCCCCTACATGATGCTTTCATTTGTAAAACGCTTGAAGATTCCGTTCGCCGCAAACAGCAGCAGCAGGCTGATCACCGAGTTGAAGATATTGATCGCCGTCCCGAAGGAATACCTTCCCATGGCCAAACCATAATTAAGCGCATACAAATCAAGCACCTCAGAGTAATCGATGACAAGGTGATTGCCCAGCAGGAACTGCTTTTCGAACCCTGTCCCGAGCAGATGCCCGATGGACATGATCAGCAGGACAATGATGGTCGGCCGGATTCCCGGCAGCGTGATATGCCACATTTGCCGGAAACGGCTCGCGCCGTCGACCCGTGCAGCTTCATATAATTCAGGACCAATGCCCGAGATGGCCGCGAGATAGATAATCGCATTCCAGCCTGTTTCCTTCCAAATATCCGCACCGGTGACGATTCCCCAGAACAGATGGCCCTGGGCCATGAACTGGATTGGCTGATCAATAATGTGCAGGCCGAGCAGAATATCATTGATGACACCGCCGTCTGTAGAGAGCATTTTGCTGACAATTCCGGCAGCCACCACCCAGGAGACAAAATGCGGAAGATAAGACACAGTCTGCACGAACCTTTTCATGGCCTGGACCCGGACCTCATTCAGCAGCAGGGCAAAAACGACCGGTACAACCAATCCGGCAATCAGCCCCATGAAGCTCATAGCGAGCGTGTTGCGCAGGACCTGGTAGAAGTGCTCATCTGCAAACAGCGCGCGGAAGTGCTCAAAGCCTACCCATTTCTGTTCAAAAAAGCTTAACCCCGGCTTATATTTCTGGAAGGCCATGGTCCAGCCCCATAAAGGAAGATACTGAAAGACAAACGCCCACAATACGAAGGGTATGGACATAAGATAGAGATACTTCTGATTTTTAAATTCCCTCCAGGCATTCTTTTTGGCTGGTTTGTATACGGTTTCGGTACTTGGTGTGATCGTTTTCATGCTTCCTCCCCTCTCTCTTGATTACAATCATAATTCAGAGGGAAGACGGAACCCATACTGCGGATTTCGGATAAAATCATACACAAACTATGGATTTTTATAGTCTGAGGGAGAGCGGCCCTCGTATTTTTTAAATTTGCTGAAAAAGTAATTCACACTGCCGTAACCGACATGCTCGGCCACTTCATAGACCTTCATCCCCTGATCCAGCAGCTCTTTGGCTTTGCCGATGCGGACCTTGTCCAGGTAGGTGTTAAAATATTCGCCTGTTTTGTTACGGAACAATTGTCCCAAGTAAGGGGTACTGTAATTTAGCAGGCCGGCCATCGTGGAAAGCCTCAAGTCCTCCGAATAATGCCTGTGAATAAAGCCGAGCATTTGCCTGATTTCCTGATCCTTGCCCTTGGGTCCCGTGTCCTCCGCAAATTCCAGCAGGAAAGAATGGGTCTCTTCCAGGAGATCCGTCAAATAATCATGCTGATAAATCCGGTCCAAAAACCTTGAGACCCGCTCCATTGCTTTCAACTCTATGCGGGAAGCCGCAGCCAGCTTATGAATGATCGCGTTGCACAAAAAGAAGAAGGACTGTTTGACCTGCTTCTCCTCCTGTTCCTGCCTGCAAAATAAAAGCGCAGCCTCATTCAGCAGCGGCAGCACCATCGTCCTGCTGCCTGCATCGAGGCTGTAATACAGACGGAAGATTAAATCGTCCAGCTGCTTGTCAAACTCACCTTCAGCCTTGGCGGCGGCAGGCTCCGGCGCAGCAAAAAGAGTACGGCCCGGCTCAAGCAGAGTCCCCTTCCTGCCAAAGAAGGCCTGCTTCACTGCTTCCTGCGCCTTCGCATAGGCACTGTAAATATGTCCGGGTTCACGGACGGTTCCTCCGGTAGCCGCACTAAACGGGATATCTCCTGCGGTGCTCTGAATCTCGGCGTACAGGCTGTCCCGCCGCTGCCTTCCGTACAAGGGGGTGTTCAGCAGCAGGATCATATGAGCCGGGAAGACGGTTACGATCCCTCTTCCTTCAACGGCTTGCCGGAGGCCTGCCGCCAGGTGCTGCAGCTGTTCCGCACGCTCCCCTTCTGACACCCGCAGGGCAATAACAACGATCTCGTAATGGCTCCACAGCAGCTCGGCATCCCCGAGTTTGCTCCGCAGTACAGCCGGGTCTTCCGGCATCTCCCGGGGAGCCAGCAGACGGTGCAGATACACCTCCCGGTCAGTCCCCCCTTCCATATCCCTATCCCTCCGCTGGTGTTCCTCTTCAATCCGCATACGCACCTGCTTCAGGGTAGCCGACATCTCGGTGACATTCACCGGCTTCACCAGATACCCCTCTACTCCATATTTAATGGCCTGCTTGGCATATTCAAAGTCGGCATAGCCGCTGAGAATAATACAATGCATCCGATGACCGGCTGAGCGCAGCTGCTGGATGAGCTGCAGACCGTCCATCACCGGCATCCGGATGTCGGCAATAACGAGCTCCGGCGCTTCTTCCCCGATAATCTTCAGGGCATCCCTGCCGTTGCCTGCTGCCGCAATAACAGTGAATCCGAGACTCTCCCACGGAATCAGTGTCTGCAGCCCCTGCCTGAGCTTGGGCTCATCGTCCACAATTACAACCTTAATCACTAGGCATACCTCCCGGAATAAAAAATGTGATGGTCGTGCCTGCCTCCTGCGTGCTTGCAATTTGCAGGGCACTGGCTTCCCCGTACAGCAGAACGAGCCGGTCGTTCACATTCCGCAGGCCGATCCGCTGGCTCTCCCGCTCATGTACGGCTCCGGCAAGCTCTGACCGGATATCTGCAAGACGGTCTGCCGGGAACCCGGCGCCATTGTCATATACTTTGAAGATGGCTCCTTCCGGCATTTTACGGACTTCCACGGCAATGACCGCGCCTTCTTCGCGGTTATCCAGACCGTGAAGGATCGAATTTTCCGCTAACGGCTGAATAATCAGCGGGGGAACCGCCATTTCCTGCAGGCCCGGATCAACCGTGATGTGATACGTCAGACGGTCTTCATACCGGAACTTTTGCAGGTCGAGATAACTGCGTACCCGCTCCACCTCTTCGCGGAGCGGAATATTGCCGTTCCCCGCCTCCAGACTGCTCCGCAGCAGTGTACTCAGCAGCCATACCGCCTCCCCGATATCATCCTGCTTGCGGATGTGGGCTTCCATCCGGATAGATTCCAGTGCGTTAAAAAGAAAATGCGGATGAATCTGGCTGGCCAGCATTTTAAATCTGATTTCGTTTTGTTTCTGCTCCACCAGCATTTTCTGATGATTGCTCTCCTTCACTTCCCCGACCAGATCATGCACGCTTCTGAGCAGCGCATTAAATTGTTTGGAGAGAAGACCGACCTCATCTTTACCGTCGATATGGATATACGTCTCCCAGGACCCCGCCCCCACTTTGGACATATGCCTGCTTAAGCGAAGCAGCCTCCGCGATAACAGCAGCGCGGATGCGTAGATAAGCACCACGGCAAACAGCAGACTTACCGTTATGACGACTGTCCCAAGCCGGATGACCTGATTGGCTTCGCGGGTAATCTCGGAGACGGTAAACACGGAAATAACCCGCAGCCCGTTCCAGCTGTTCTCCGGGTTAAGGTTCGCAATAACCACCTTCGAAGCTTTGCCGCCCACGTCTGTGTCATAGCTGCCCTCCTGCCGGGAGAAAATCTCTGCATCGCCTTTAACCGCTGACAGACTCTTTCCGGACAACCCCGGATCATTGGAGCCGACAACCCGGTTCCGGTCATCCACAATCAGCGTAGTGAAAGACTCCTGCTCCAGAATGGAGTTCAACTGCTGCTGGTCCACATTGATGGCAAGCACCCCTGTTTGTCCTGTGGTTTCCAGCGGGAATGAACGGATAAGGCTGAGCTGGCCGGTGCCGTACCGTTCATCCGGGATGAGGCTCCAGCCGGTCAGCCCCTTCTGTGCCAATGCCTCCCTGTACCAGGTCTCTTCCATAACCGCCTTGTCCGGCTGGATGAATTCCCAATTGTTGAGCGCAGTCGGATTCACGGCATATACACGGATACCGGAAATCTCCTTATACAACTGGATATAATCACGGATATCCGTATACTCCCGGTAGGCCTGAATTACTTCGCCGTAATCGGCATACTCCCGTGAAGCTACCCGCTTCATCCGGTTATCGAACGTCAGCCGGTAAGAGATGTCCAGCGGAACCTTGAGCAGCTCCTCCGTCCGTTGACGGACACGCTCCACATTATCCGATACCTGCATAAAGGCATCATTGATAACAAATTCCCTGAGCTTTCCGGTCAAAAATACCCCCGATAACACCAGCGGAAGAACCGCAGCCGAAATAAAGGTGAACGCCAGCTTTTTCTTCATCTTCATATCATTCATCATCCGGACAAAAAACATGGATCATCCTCCCGGGCCAGTTCATAGGCTTCTGCACGCAAAAATACCCCTGATCATACAGAAAGGGGTACAGTCTATCGGTGGCCTTATATGGTTCAGAACATGGTTTAATACTCGATCCCCTCATGCCAGCTGTCTGCCAGTTCTACAAAAATGATATATTACATCCGGGCAGGGAGTACATGGCATAGTACTGACTAATTATGTTATAATGCTGGATGTTTATTTGGCACCGAGGAGAATGACTATGATAGAGTACCTGCCGCACAGTGAACAGCATACAGAACTTTACCTTAACCAGTTCGGCATAGAAGAATGTATTTCAGGCCACTGCTTCGGCCCTGCGGTAAGAAGCCATTACCTGCTCCATTATGTCTTGAGCGGGGAGGGGCGCTATGAAGTCGGCGGAACGGAATACCGGCTGCAGAAGGGACAGGGCTTTTTGATTGTCCCCGGTGTTGTCACCCGTTATCAGGCAGACCAGGACGACCCGTGGTCTTACTGCTGGTTCGGCTTTGACGGGACATTGACCGGGCTGCTGCTTCAGCAGGCAGGGTTAAGCAAGACTGCCCCCATCTTCAGTTATGAACGCGACGATCAGATTGTTACGTATTTGCAGCAGATGAAAGAGTCCCAGGGATTTGCCAAAGCCCGGGAGACCCGGCTTACAGGGCTGCTGTATTTATTATTGTCGCTGCTGGTGGAATATGGACCGGTAACTTTCCCTGAAACAAGCGGGAGCCGGGCAGAAGATTACATCAGACAAGTGAAGGATTTTATCGAAATCAATTATCCCCGCAAAATAACCGTCCAAGACATCGCCCAGTGCATAGGTCTTAACCGGAGCTACCTGAACTCTCTGTTCAAACAGCAGATGCATACCAGTATTCAGAGTTACCTGATTCACTACCGTGTCCATAAAGCCTGTGAAATGATTGAAAATACCGGGTTGTCCATAGCGGATATCTCCCGGTCTGTAGGGTATACGGATGCATTATTATTCTCCAAAGTTTTTAAAAAGGTGATGGGCTCTTCCCCGAAGCATTACCGGGCCGAGCATGATCCCGAAAAGGGGCGGTTGTCATGAGCTGGTTAAATGATCTATATCAGTTGCAGAATCAGAAAGCGAAGAAGGAGACCGAGTCTGCCCTGGTCAATGCCGTCTTCCGGGTCTATGACCGGTTTCCCAGGCTTGGCCTCAGAGAGCGGACCGGTCAGCAGGATATGTCGCTAGATATAGTTGATGCATATATTAATGGACGTAACGCGATGATCGAAGCCGGTGTCGGGATCGGAAAATCTTTTGCCTACCTGATCCCCGGCCTGCTCATTAATCGTATCTCGCAGCAGCCCGTAATCATCGCGACCTCCTCCATACAGCTCTCTGAGCAGATCCATAAAGACCTCAGGCTGATTGGAAGCCGGCTTGGCTTCTCCACAGTGCGCTCTGTAGTCGGTAAAGGGATGGGGCAATATGCCTGCCGTCTAAGGGCAGCGGACTTGTTAGGGCCGGATGAAGCTGGCTCTTCCCTGTCCGGACTTGCCCGGCGGGTTGTGGATTTTGAGATTGATGAGCGGGCAGATATCAAAAGCGGGGTCAGCGATGCGGAATGGTCGGGCGTAAATGTGAATGATTGCAAATTCGAGCGCTGTCACTACAGGAGCACCTGCCTGTTCTACGGTATGAGATTCAAAATGAACGCCAAAGCCGGCGATATTGACTTCATTATTGTGAACCAGGATTTGCTTATCCGGGATTTAATGAAGAAAAAGGAAGGCACCCAGGGGTTAATCAGTGAACGCCCCGCGCTGATCGTTATCGATGAGGCTCATAATCTGGAAGCAAAGGTCAGGGATGCAGGAACGCTCGAATTCACCTACAGAAGATCTGTCCGTATTCTGGAGGACACGGTGCAGATTCTTTTCAAGCAATCGCGGGATAAGGATCTGATGTCCCGATTCAAATTTGTCAAAAGAAGCTTCGGCGTAATCTTCAAGCAGATCGAAGCGGATTTGCACCATACAGCCAGGCAGGATAATGACCGCATCAAAATATCGGATATCCGCGGCGTACCGCTCACCCGGGTGCTGCAGGATTTAAAGGATTTCTCCCTCAGCCTGTCGGTTCTTGCATCCCGGAATGAGCGGGAGATTGACGAGCTTTTTGAAGCCGTGAACGGGCTGGTCAAGCTTACGGCGATACTGGCCGGTTCAGAGGAGAACTATCTCAGTTGGGCCAGCACAGCCCTGAGGGAAGCTGTTATCAGCATCTGTCCCAAAAATATCAGCCAGTTTCTGAAATACACCTTATTTAAGGGTAAAACCTCAGTGATCTTAACGTCTGCAACGATGTGCCAGGGCGGCGAAACACTGGAAGAGCAATACTCGTATCTGACGCAATCTCTCGGTTACAGGGGAGATTATATGGAGCGCCAGCCCTCACCTTTTGATTACGACAGCCATGCCATGATGTATATCTCCAGGGACGTCCCCTACTATAACCATGAGAACCGCGAAGGTTATCTTGAAGCGGCATACAAGGAAATGATGAGGCTGTGCAATCTGACGGGCGGACGGACACTGGTGCTTTTCTCAGCCAAAGAGGATATGAAGTATGTTCATAAGAAGCTCCGCTCCGAGCGGCTGTCCTGGGCGCTGCATATGCAAAAGGAGGGCTCGTCCCAGGACGGGGTTATCGCAGAATTCCGGGACAGCAAAGGCGTTCTGCTCAGCACCGGTGTGTTCTGGGAAGGGATCAACATTGAGGGCTCCGACCTGTCGCAGGTCATCGTGTTCCGTCTGCCTTTCCGGTGCCTTCCGATCCTGTCTATGAATACAAGGCCTCCATGGCAGGCAACGCCTTGAAAGAGGTGTTTGTACCGGACATGCTGCTCCGCCTGAGACAGGGTA
Coding sequences:
- a CDS encoding sensor histidine kinase, whose amino-acid sequence is MFFVRMMNDMKMKKKLAFTFISAAVLPLVLSGVFLTGKLREFVINDAFMQVSDNVERVRQRTEELLKVPLDISYRLTFDNRMKRVASREYADYGEVIQAYREYTDIRDYIQLYKEISGIRVYAVNPTALNNWEFIQPDKAVMEETWYREALAQKGLTGWSLIPDERYGTGQLSLIRSFPLETTGQTGVLAINVDQQQLNSILEQESFTTLIVDDRNRVVGSNDPGLSGKSLSAVKGDAEIFSRQEGSYDTDVGGKASKVVIANLNPENSWNGLRVISVFTVSEITREANQVIRLGTVVITVSLLFAVVLIYASALLLSRRLLRLSRHMSKVGAGSWETYIHIDGKDEVGLLSKQFNALLRSVHDLVGEVKESNHQKMLVEQKQNEIRFKMLASQIHPHFLFNALESIRMEAHIRKQDDIGEAVWLLSTLLRSSLEAGNGNIPLREEVERVRSYLDLQKFRYEDRLTYHITVDPGLQEMAVPPLIIQPLAENSILHGLDNREEGAVIAVEVRKMPEGAIFKVYDNGAGFPADRLADIRSELAGAVHERESQRIGLRNVNDRLVLLYGEASALQIASTQEAGTTITFFIPGGMPSD
- a CDS encoding AraC family transcriptional regulator produces the protein MIEYLPHSEQHTELYLNQFGIEECISGHCFGPAVRSHYLLHYVLSGEGRYEVGGTEYRLQKGQGFLIVPGVVTRYQADQDDPWSYCWFGFDGTLTGLLLQQAGLSKTAPIFSYERDDQIVTYLQQMKESQGFAKARETRLTGLLYLLLSLLVEYGPVTFPETSGSRAEDYIRQVKDFIEINYPRKITVQDIAQCIGLNRSYLNSLFKQQMHTSIQSYLIHYRVHKACEMIENTGLSIADISRSVGYTDALLFSKVFKKVMGSSPKHYRAEHDPEKGRLS
- a CDS encoding glycosyl hydrolase: MNNEIQIAPCNPNAINEVKNVLRYLSGLSGKGILTGQHTQTTVQKELHYIEDITGKLPALCGFELLAYSPNINYSDAGEDCLIEVEENKNTLDNAWDWALNKRGLITFTWHWFSPFGSRDKGFYAENTTFDASQAVIAGTEEHTRLIADMDHMAQLLKPFCEQRIPVLWRPFHEAEGDWFWWGVKGPEVARQLYRIMYERYTNYHGLNNLIWVWNSPLAEGYVGDDVCDVISMDLYPPKHTHTDLESEYSRLVKITPANKLTALGEIGVIPSIPMLAETRVPWLWYMTWSNEYGSSEEWTTNEELRGAYNHPYAVTLDKLPKLY
- a CDS encoding ABC transporter substrate-binding protein; translation: MKAEKNKRVLSSILALTLASTLAGCGGNNGSTAGEAGNAEGSASGTDTKPVTLTYFSEDSSTNWNNMNDEVGKIITEKTGVTLDAEFAVGDPVQKISLIAATGNYPDLIAAKSDVGKLVDAGAVIDLTELIDKHAPNIKKMLGDKLVRAKYSLEDQAIYAVPTWSAVDEKKFKADGGFELQHRVVKEAGYPEIRTVKDFEKVIQDYITKYPTDENGNKNIGFSLNGDDWHMYQVTNAGFQTTGGPDDGEYYIDQETHEATYHFRRPEEKEYFRWLNHMNDIGLLDPESFVQKTDQFKAKVASGRVLGLADPEWDYGDAQNALKAAGKLDQTYGHYPVTMSKEYKDTSFWPAGFDGGYGISISSKCKDPVRAIRFLDYLASEEGQILNNWGIEGKHYTVENGTRVIIPAVQERMDTDNAAFQKESGVGLYWNMMVHYGDGIKDSTGNYFTRSYPEQLTASYSEPEKETLKAYGAEHWKDLFPAEEEFEPRAYGAAYTMSLASDDPAVILGAKMKDITWKRIPEAVMAKPEEFDKIWDAYMAELDKAGVEEMEEVYTQHIKNRIELWSSK
- a CDS encoding carbohydrate ABC transporter permease, which produces MGFVNSSNSSAPARRLKTNRQAKSPQDRLLEIVVYFTMIVVTVLTLYPFLNVLAISLNDSVDTVRGGITIWPRQFTLDNFSLIFTYGTLITGFKISILRTVIGTLAGLVSGSMLAFTLARSDFQARRFVSMFLAVTMYVSGGLIPGFILMRDLHLINTFAVYILPGLVSAFNIFVIRSFIDGLPYALQESAKLDGANDFTIYWRVILPLCKPALATVALFLAVGQWNSWFDTYLFNGSNESLTTLQYELMKILQSTTSSATNSQDAANMAERMAQISPESVKMAITIVVTVPILIVYPFLQKYFVKGMTLGAVKS
- a CDS encoding response regulator transcription factor, translated to MIKVVIVDDEPKLRQGLQTLIPWESLGFTVIAAAGNGRDALKIIGEEAPELVIADIRMPVMDGLQLIQQLRSAGHRMHCIILSGYADFEYAKQAIKYGVEGYLVKPVNVTEMSATLKQVRMRIEEEHQRRDRDMEGGTDREVYLHRLLAPREMPEDPAVLRSKLGDAELLWSHYEIVVIALRVSEGERAEQLQHLAAGLRQAVEGRGIVTVFPAHMILLLNTPLYGRQRRDSLYAEIQSTAGDIPFSAATGGTVREPGHIYSAYAKAQEAVKQAFFGRKGTLLEPGRTLFAAPEPAAAKAEGEFDKQLDDLIFRLYYSLDAGSRTMVLPLLNEAALLFCRQEQEEKQVKQSFFFLCNAIIHKLAAASRIELKAMERVSRFLDRIYQHDYLTDLLEETHSFLLEFAEDTGPKGKDQEIRQMLGFIHRHYSEDLRLSTMAGLLNYSTPYLGQLFRNKTGEYFNTYLDKVRIGKAKELLDQGMKVYEVAEHVGYGSVNYFFSKFKKYEGRSPSDYKNP
- a CDS encoding sugar ABC transporter permease gives rise to the protein MKTITPSTETVYKPAKKNAWREFKNQKYLYLMSIPFVLWAFVFQYLPLWGWTMAFQKYKPGLSFFEQKWVGFEHFRALFADEHFYQVLRNTLAMSFMGLIAGLVVPVVFALLLNEVRVQAMKRFVQTVSYLPHFVSWVVAAGIVSKMLSTDGGVINDILLGLHIIDQPIQFMAQGHLFWGIVTGADIWKETGWNAIIYLAAISGIGPELYEAARVDGASRFRQMWHITLPGIRPTIIVLLIMSIGHLLGTGFEKQFLLGNHLVIDYSEVLDLYALNYGLAMGRYSFGTAINIFNSVISLLLLFAANGIFKRFTNESIM